In Tenacibaculum pacificus, a single window of DNA contains:
- a CDS encoding BatD family protein codes for MNMKLKLYISLLICFITFTINAQESALKTTVSKNKLGVNQRLRIEFTISQQGADNFTPPNFKNFKIVGGPSQSVSQSWINGKVSFKKSYTYIIQPKRKGEYNIPSATIEIDGEIVKSNTIKVIVLGAVEIPKDPNDPNYIAQQNIHLVAELSKSQPYVGEDIYVEYRLYFSENIGIYDNAITKAPQYNGFWNQEIKRNGTPVKIGTYNNERYRYAVMHKALLVPTKDGKLTIDPMKMDIVVAVPTGRADFFGNVITKQVRKEFYSAKKVVNAKPLPLENKPENFTGAVGEFNFNVSLNKNTLKANESSLIKVSVSGKGNLKLFELPKIETPKELEVYQPERKENVSVTSSGLRGSINDIYTVVPEYKGKYKIPKTSFSYFNPKEKTYKTITTHDLYVDVLEGKTLPTPKLNTENKQEVKITGDDFKYIQTSTSFESFKHFDFFKSILFYILLLLPILAIPVSIFIQKKKEERDGDIVGNKLRKADKLAKKYLSEAANELGNKDPFYEALERALHNYLKAKLGIETTDINSEKITHLLEEKEVQNTTITSFIEVLQNCDLARYTPITNVQMKEEYEKAKQVITQLDKQL; via the coding sequence ATGAATATGAAATTAAAACTATACATATCTTTATTAATCTGTTTTATAACATTTACTATTAATGCACAAGAATCAGCATTAAAAACAACAGTTAGTAAAAATAAATTAGGTGTTAATCAACGTTTACGTATTGAATTTACCATTAGCCAACAAGGAGCTGATAACTTTACGCCTCCTAACTTTAAAAATTTTAAAATTGTTGGAGGACCTAGTCAATCGGTTAGTCAATCTTGGATAAATGGTAAAGTATCCTTTAAAAAATCATATACATATATTATTCAACCAAAACGAAAGGGAGAATATAATATACCATCTGCAACCATAGAAATAGATGGAGAAATAGTAAAATCAAACACAATAAAAGTTATTGTTTTAGGTGCTGTTGAAATTCCTAAAGATCCTAATGACCCTAATTATATCGCACAACAAAATATCCATTTAGTTGCCGAACTTTCAAAGTCTCAACCTTATGTTGGTGAAGATATTTATGTTGAATATCGATTGTATTTTAGTGAAAATATAGGTATTTATGACAATGCAATAACCAAAGCTCCACAATATAATGGGTTTTGGAATCAAGAAATTAAAAGAAACGGAACACCTGTCAAAATAGGTACATATAATAATGAACGATATCGATATGCAGTAATGCATAAAGCTTTATTAGTACCTACAAAAGATGGAAAATTAACCATAGATCCTATGAAAATGGATATTGTGGTGGCTGTTCCTACAGGTCGTGCTGATTTTTTTGGAAACGTAATTACAAAACAAGTTCGTAAAGAGTTTTATTCTGCAAAAAAAGTAGTAAACGCTAAACCTTTACCTCTTGAAAATAAACCTGAAAATTTTACGGGTGCAGTAGGTGAATTTAATTTTAATGTTTCTTTAAATAAAAACACTTTAAAAGCAAATGAATCTTCTCTAATAAAAGTAAGTGTTAGCGGTAAAGGAAATTTAAAATTATTTGAACTTCCGAAGATAGAAACTCCTAAAGAGCTTGAGGTTTATCAACCTGAAAGAAAAGAAAATGTTAGTGTTACTTCAAGTGGATTAAGAGGTTCTATTAATGATATTTATACTGTAGTTCCTGAATATAAAGGAAAATATAAAATTCCGAAAACAAGTTTTTCTTATTTTAATCCGAAGGAAAAAACCTATAAAACTATTACTACCCATGATTTATATGTTGATGTTTTAGAAGGAAAAACCTTACCTACTCCAAAATTAAACACAGAAAATAAACAAGAAGTAAAAATTACTGGAGATGATTTTAAATATATTCAAACTTCAACAAGCTTTGAATCTTTCAAACATTTTGATTTTTTCAAGTCTATACTCTTTTATATTTTATTATTGTTGCCAATATTAGCCATTCCTGTTAGTATTTTTATCCAAAAGAAAAAAGAAGAACGAGATGGAGATATTGTTGGTAATAAATTACGAAAAGCAGATAAACTTGCTAAAAAATATTTATCAGAAGCGGCAAATGAATTAGGAAATAAAGATCCTTTTTATGAAGCCTTAGAAAGAGCTTTGCATAATTATTTAAAAGCAAAACTTGGCATAGAAACAACTGATATCAATAGTGAAAAAATAACTCATTTACTAGAAGAAAAAGAAGTTCAAAATACAACAATAACAAGCTTTATTGAAGTATTACAAAATTGTGATTTAGCAAGATATACGCCAATTACAAACGTACAAATGAAAGAAGAGTACGAAAAAGCAAAACAAGTAATTACACAATTAGACAAGCAATTATAA